The Mycolicibacterium aurum genome segment CGAAGATCACCGCGGACGGAACGATCGGGACCACGCCGCCGTCCATCGCGACTCCGCGGCCATGCTCCTCCAGCCACGTCATCACGCCGTCCGCGGCCGCCAGGCCGTACGCGCTACCCCCGGTGAGCATCACGGCGTCGACGTGACGAACCGAGTTGCTCGGCTCCAGCAGATCGGTTTCCCGCGTGCCCGGGGCGCCGCCGCGGCCGTCGACCGCTCCCGTGGTGCCGGGCGGCGTGAGCACGACGGTGGTGCCTGTCGCCCAGCCGGAGCCCAGCTCGGCGTCACGGTCGAGGTTGTGGTGGTGCCCGACCCGGATACCGCCGACGTCGGTGATGGATCCGCTCACCGCTGGCCTCTGCTCATCGCGTCGGCTTGCCGATCAGGCACACCACCAGGTACTCCTGCAACACCGTCAGCCACTGGTACACGTCGAGGTGGCCGGCCATCGGATGGTCGCCGGGAAGGCGGTCAGGACCTTCGGCGCCGATGTCGAGCATGGTGCCCAGCGCCAACCGCACGTCGTTGACCGCCGACGCCCAGGCGTTGGCATCGTCCTCGGACAGCTCGAATTTGCCACCGCCGGCGGGGACGGTATCCAGCAAGCATTGCGCCGCTTCACGTTTGGCGTCGAGGATGGCGGGCTCGTGCAGGCTGCGCAACGCGCTGTTGAGACTCTCCGCGGTGCCCGATCCGGCGGGGTGATCGGTGG includes the following:
- the aosR gene encoding oxidative stress transcriptional regulator AosR, with the protein product MRKWKRVETPGGPRFRSALAAHEAELLSSLVTSLLGMLDDRDSSAPTDELAEITGIRTGNSTPPQDDTMRRLLPDFYRPATDHPAGSGTAESLNSALRSLHEPAILDAKREAAQCLLDTVPAGGGKFELSEDDANAWASAVNDVRLALGTMLDIGAEGPDRLPGDHPMAGHLDVYQWLTVLQEYLVVCLIGKPTR